The following are encoded in a window of uncultured Fusobacterium sp. genomic DNA:
- the cobA gene encoding uroporphyrinogen-III C-methyltransferase, producing MANKGKVYIMGAGPGDLELLTLKGKRAIEEADCIVYDRLINPRILDFAKKDAEMIYLGKGNTEGGVIQDEINRTIVTKALEGKTVARVKGGDPFVFGRGGEEIQSLFDNGISFEVIPGITSSISVPAYAGIPVTHRGVARSFHVFTGHTMEDGTWHNFEAIAKLEGTLVFLMGIKTLPIIVNDLVKNGKNPETPVAIIEKGATADQRVTVGTLENIIEKAKERKIVPPAITIIGEVVNLRETFKWFEDKNLFGKKILVTRDKNQAGEFSNKIEKMGGVAVELPFIEIESVLSKVTSEDLKEYSALLFNSPNGVREFMKKIDDIRSLAHLKIGAVGSKTKELLEEYKIKADFMPEEYMVSKLAELSLEYTKPGEKILIITSDISPCDTDKFNSMYDREFHKIVAYNTKKIIREKDEVCDALNKVEVVTFLSSSTVDAFYASIDGDLECVKNIKFASIGPVTSETMRKYGFSVDYEAKVYDINGILDALK from the coding sequence ATGGCTAATAAAGGAAAAGTTTATATAATGGGAGCTGGTCCTGGAGATCTTGAACTTCTTACATTAAAAGGAAAAAGAGCTATTGAAGAGGCTGATTGTATAGTTTACGACAGACTTATCAATCCTCGTATTCTTGATTTTGCTAAAAAAGATGCTGAGATGATATATCTAGGTAAAGGAAACACAGAGGGTGGAGTTATTCAAGATGAAATCAATAGAACTATTGTAACTAAAGCTCTTGAAGGGAAGACAGTTGCTAGAGTTAAAGGTGGAGATCCTTTTGTATTTGGAAGAGGTGGAGAGGAAATTCAATCTCTTTTTGATAATGGAATCTCTTTTGAAGTTATCCCTGGAATCACATCTTCTATATCCGTTCCTGCTTATGCTGGAATCCCTGTAACTCATAGAGGTGTAGCTAGATCTTTCCATGTCTTCACTGGACATACTATGGAAGATGGAACATGGCATAATTTCGAGGCTATTGCAAAACTTGAAGGAACACTAGTTTTCTTAATGGGAATAAAAACTTTACCAATTATTGTAAATGACTTAGTTAAAAATGGAAAAAATCCTGAAACTCCTGTTGCTATTATAGAAAAAGGAGCTACTGCTGATCAAAGAGTTACTGTTGGTACTTTAGAAAATATAATTGAAAAAGCTAAAGAAAGAAAAATTGTTCCACCTGCTATAACTATTATTGGAGAAGTAGTTAATCTTAGAGAAACTTTTAAATGGTTTGAAGATAAAAATCTATTTGGTAAAAAAATTCTTGTTACTAGAGATAAAAATCAAGCTGGAGAGTTTTCAAATAAGATAGAAAAAATGGGCGGAGTTGCAGTGGAACTTCCTTTTATAGAGATAGAATCTGTTCTATCTAAAGTTACTTCTGAAGATTTAAAAGAATATTCTGCTCTACTATTTAACTCACCTAATGGAGTTAGAGAGTTTATGAAAAAAATTGATGATATTAGATCTTTAGCTCATCTTAAAATTGGTGCAGTTGGAAGTAAAACAAAGGAGCTTTTAGAAGAGTATAAGATAAAAGCTGACTTTATGCCTGAGGAATATATGGTATCAAAATTAGCTGAACTTTCTCTTGAATATACAAAACCTGGAGAAAAAATTCTTATTATAACTTCTGATATCTCTCCTTGTGATACAGATAAATTTAACTCTATGTATGATAGAGAGTTTCATAAGATAGTTGCATACAATACAAAAAAAATAATTAGAGAAAAAGATGAAGTTTGTGATGCTTTAAATAAAGTTGAAGTAGTTACTTTTTTAAGTTCTTCTACTGTTGATGCTTTTTATGCAAGTATAGATGGAGATTTAGAATGTGTTAAAAATATAAAATTTGCTTCAATAGGTCCTGTTACAAGTGAAACTATGAGAAAATATGGTTTCTCTGTAGATTATGAAGCAAAGGTTTATGATATTAATGGTATCTTAGATGCCTTAAAATAG
- a CDS encoding bifunctional precorrin-2 dehydrogenase/sirohydrochlorin ferrochelatase, whose protein sequence is MENKNFFPLFVDLNRKKVLVIGAGKIAYRKVTTLLEQGADIEVVTLEIAEEKFNLLKNIKLNFYPFEESMLNNKFLVVAATDNSEFNEKIVNLCEERGILVNNITSKIHMNCRFASVLETEDYTIGISAKGEPKKSKALKEKLQNLLANQ, encoded by the coding sequence GTGGAAAATAAAAACTTTTTCCCTCTCTTTGTTGATCTAAATAGAAAGAAAGTTTTAGTTATAGGTGCTGGAAAAATTGCTTATAGAAAGGTTACAACTCTTCTTGAGCAAGGAGCAGATATTGAAGTAGTCACTCTTGAGATAGCAGAAGAGAAATTTAACTTACTAAAAAATATCAAATTAAATTTCTACCCCTTTGAAGAGAGTATGCTCAATAATAAATTTCTTGTTGTTGCTGCAACAGATAATAGTGAATTTAATGAGAAAATTGTCAATCTATGTGAAGAAAGAGGGATTTTAGTTAATAATATTACCTCTAAAATCCACATGAATTGTAGATTTGCCAGTGTTTTAGAAACTGAAGATTACACTATTGGAATCTCTGCTAAGGGAGAACCTAAAAAATCTAAAGCTTTAAAAGAGAAACTTCAAAATTTATTAGCCAATCAATAG
- the hemL gene encoding glutamate-1-semialdehyde 2,1-aminomutase translates to MEHKISTEIFQKAEKYIPGGVNSPVRAFKSVNRKAPIFACKGKGARIWDEDGNEYIDYICSWGPLILGHNPENVIKGVREAIEMGSSFGLPTKMEVELAELITKCCPSIEKVRLTTSGTEATMSAVRLARAYTGRNKILKFEGCYHGHSDSLLVKSGSGLLTDGYQDSNGITEGVLKDTMTVPFGDLEAVKKVLETKEIACLIMEPVPANMGMISPNVEFLKAMREICTSTGTILIFDEVISGFRLALGGAQEYFGITPDMTTLGKIIGGGYPVGAFGGKAEIMDLVAPVGRVYHAGTLSGNPVSVRAGYETVSYLYNNRETLYKELSEKTQYLVSNIRELAKKHGVSICVNSIGSLFTIFFTDRPEVNNLEDALSSNTENFAIYFNTMLENGIVCPPSQFEAHFVSMAHTKEDMDKTLEIIEKAFIAIGEKNSGK, encoded by the coding sequence ATGGAACATAAAATTTCAACAGAGATCTTTCAAAAAGCTGAAAAATATATACCTGGTGGAGTTAATAGCCCTGTAAGAGCATTTAAATCTGTAAATAGAAAAGCACCTATCTTTGCTTGTAAAGGAAAAGGAGCTAGAATTTGGGATGAAGACGGAAATGAGTATATTGACTATATCTGTTCTTGGGGGCCACTAATTTTAGGACACAACCCTGAAAATGTAATAAAAGGAGTAAGAGAAGCTATTGAGATGGGAAGTTCTTTTGGACTACCTACTAAAATGGAAGTTGAACTTGCTGAGCTTATTACAAAGTGTTGTCCTTCTATTGAGAAAGTAAGACTTACTACTTCAGGAACTGAGGCTACAATGTCTGCTGTAAGACTTGCTAGAGCTTATACTGGAAGAAATAAAATATTAAAATTTGAAGGTTGTTATCACGGACACTCTGACTCTCTTCTTGTAAAATCTGGATCTGGATTACTTACAGATGGTTACCAAGATAGTAATGGAATTACAGAGGGAGTCTTAAAAGATACAATGACTGTTCCTTTTGGAGATTTAGAAGCTGTTAAAAAAGTTCTAGAAACTAAAGAGATAGCTTGTTTAATTATGGAACCTGTACCTGCTAACATGGGAATGATATCTCCAAATGTAGAGTTTTTAAAAGCTATGAGAGAAATTTGTACTTCAACAGGAACTATTCTTATTTTTGACGAAGTAATCTCTGGATTTAGACTTGCTCTAGGTGGAGCTCAAGAATATTTTGGAATCACTCCTGATATGACAACTTTAGGAAAAATTATAGGTGGAGGATATCCTGTTGGAGCTTTTGGTGGAAAAGCTGAAATAATGGATCTAGTTGCTCCTGTTGGAAGAGTTTACCATGCTGGAACTCTTTCTGGAAACCCTGTATCTGTAAGAGCTGGTTATGAAACTGTAAGTTACCTATACAACAACAGAGAAACTCTATATAAAGAGCTTTCTGAAAAAACTCAATACTTAGTATCAAACATTAGAGAGTTAGCTAAAAAACATGGGGTTTCTATATGTGTAAACTCTATAGGTTCTCTATTTACAATATTCTTTACTGATAGACCTGAAGTAAATAATCTTGAAGATGCTCTTTCTTCAAATACTGAAAACTTTGCTATCTACTTTAATACTATGCTAGAAAATGGAATTGTTTGTCCACCTTCTCAATTTGAGGCTCATTTTGTATCAATGGCTCATACAAAAGAAGATATGGATAAAACTCTTGAAATTATAGAGAAAGCATTTATTGCTATTGGAGAAAAAAACAGTGGAAAATAA
- the hemC gene encoding hydroxymethylbilane synthase, whose translation MAKKIVIGSRGSILAMAQSEMIKKRLESNFPEIEFEIKKIVTSGDTDLVSNWNNSDKSLKSFFTKEIEVELLNGTIDLAVHSMKDMPAVSPAGLICGAVPDREDNRDVLVSKSGKTLMELPAGAIVGTSSLRRTMNLKNLRDDLVIKQLRGNIHTRLNKLKNDDYDAILLAAAGLKRVGLESEITEYLDPNKFLPAPAQGVLYIQCRENDEEIKNILKSIHNEEIAKVVAIEREFSKIFDGGCHTPMGCNCELNGDLVTLNGIFFDGDKGYCDSITANINEGIKIAQKLAGEIKEKING comes from the coding sequence ATGGCAAAAAAGATTGTAATTGGTAGTAGAGGAAGTATCTTAGCTATGGCTCAAAGTGAGATGATAAAAAAGAGATTAGAATCTAACTTCCCTGAAATAGAATTTGAAATAAAAAAAATTGTTACAAGTGGAGATACTGACCTAGTTAGTAACTGGAATAACAGTGATAAATCTCTTAAAAGTTTCTTTACTAAAGAGATCGAAGTTGAACTTTTAAATGGAACTATTGATTTAGCAGTTCACTCTATGAAAGATATGCCTGCTGTTTCTCCTGCTGGACTAATTTGTGGAGCTGTTCCTGATAGAGAAGATAATAGAGATGTTTTAGTTTCTAAAAGTGGGAAAACTTTGATGGAACTTCCTGCTGGAGCTATTGTTGGAACAAGCTCTTTAAGAAGAACTATGAATCTTAAAAATTTAAGAGATGATCTTGTAATAAAACAACTTAGAGGAAATATTCATACTAGATTAAATAAACTTAAAAATGATGATTATGATGCTATTCTTCTTGCAGCTGCTGGTTTAAAAAGAGTAGGGTTAGAAAGTGAAATAACTGAATATCTTGATCCTAATAAATTTCTTCCTGCTCCTGCTCAAGGAGTTTTATATATTCAATGTAGAGAAAACGATGAAGAGATTAAAAATATTTTAAAATCTATTCATAATGAAGAGATTGCTAAAGTAGTTGCTATTGAAAGAGAATTTTCAAAAATCTTTGATGGTGGTTGTCACACTCCTATGGGTTGCAACTGTGAATTAAATGGAGATTTAGTAACATTAAATGGTATCTTCTTTGATGGTGACAAAGGTTATTGTGACTCTATAACTGCAAATATCAATGAGGGAATTAAAATTGCTCAAAAACTAGCTGGAGAGATAAAGGAGAAAATAAATGGCTAA
- the hemB gene encoding porphobilinogen synthase: protein MFTRTRRLRSSKAMRDMVRNVSIKLSDFIYPLFIEEGNNIKEEISSMPGQYRWSIDRVGEELTELKELGVTSLLLFGIPAHKDPVGSGAYADDGIVQEAIRYIKKNFPEFLIVTDVCMCEYTSHGHCGILDGCEVVNDETLKYIAKTALSHVKAGADIVAPSDMMDGRILAIRNILDENGYVNTPIMAYSAKYSSNYYGPFREAADSAPSFGDRKTYQMDFRSSKEYFREVEADIAEGADFIMVKPALAYLDVVQAISNIDLPVVAYNVSGEYSMVKAAAQNGWINEKGIVMENMFAMKRAGVDIIITYHAKDIAKWYKNKEVEF from the coding sequence ATGTTTACAAGAACTAGAAGATTAAGAAGTTCAAAAGCTATGAGAGATATGGTTAGAAATGTCTCAATAAAATTAAGTGATTTTATATATCCACTTTTTATTGAAGAGGGAAATAATATAAAAGAGGAGATCTCTTCAATGCCTGGACAATATAGATGGTCTATTGATAGAGTTGGAGAGGAATTAACTGAACTTAAAGAGCTAGGAGTTACTTCTCTTTTACTTTTTGGTATCCCTGCTCATAAAGATCCAGTAGGTTCTGGGGCTTATGCTGATGATGGAATAGTTCAAGAAGCTATTAGATATATTAAGAAAAACTTTCCAGAATTTCTAATTGTTACAGATGTTTGTATGTGTGAATACACTTCTCATGGACATTGTGGAATACTTGATGGTTGTGAAGTTGTCAATGATGAAACTTTAAAATATATAGCTAAAACTGCTCTTTCTCATGTTAAAGCTGGAGCTGATATTGTTGCTCCTTCAGATATGATGGATGGAAGAATCTTAGCTATAAGAAATATCTTAGATGAAAATGGATATGTAAATACTCCTATAATGGCATATAGTGCTAAATACTCATCTAATTATTATGGTCCTTTTAGAGAAGCTGCTGATTCTGCTCCTAGTTTTGGAGATAGAAAAACATATCAAATGGACTTTAGAAGTTCAAAAGAATATTTTAGAGAAGTTGAAGCTGATATTGCAGAGGGTGCTGACTTTATCATGGTTAAACCTGCTCTTGCTTATCTTGATGTAGTTCAAGCTATCTCAAATATTGATCTTCCTGTTGTAGCTTACAATGTAAGTGGGGAATACTCAATGGTTAAAGCTGCTGCTCAAAATGGTTGGATAAATGAAAAAGGAATTGTAATGGAAAATATGTTTGCTATGAAAAGAGCTGGTGTTGATATTATAATCACTTACCATGCTAAAGATATAGCTAAATGGTATAAAAATAAAGAAGTAGAATTTTAG